A window of Micromonospora eburnea genomic DNA:
CCTCACCAGCGAGGGGCACCTGGCCGGCTTCGGGTACGGCTACCTCGGCGCCGCCGGGCAGTGGTGGCACGACCAGGTGCACCGGGCGCTGGGCACGGAGGCCCGGCGGCGTTGGCTGACCCACTCCTTCGAGGTGGTGGAGTTGCACGTCCGCCCACCCGCGCAGGGGCACGGCCTCGGCGCCGGCCAGCTCCGCGCCCTGCTCACCATGGCGGAGGGGGCCACCGCGCTGCTCTCCACACCGGAGGCCGACGAGCAGCGGTCCCGGGCCTGGCGGCTGTACCGCCGGTTCGGCTTCGTCGACCTCCTGCGCGACTTCTACTTCCCCGGCGACGAGCGGCCGTTCGGGGTGCTCGGCCGGGACCTGCCGCTGCCGCCACCGGACCCCGGCGTCGCACCGGGCGCGGCCACGCCGTGAGCCGCGGCCGGCTGCTCTGGGCGCTGCTGGCCGTCCTGGTCCTCGCCCAGATCTGCTACCCGCTCACCACCGGCGCCACCCGGGCCG
This region includes:
- a CDS encoding GNAT family N-acetyltransferase produces the protein MRLVRWTPDDLVRRLDDVVAVYGEAMGYRADLLEARRGYIATHVRRPGFRAVASLTSEGHLAGFGYGYLGAAGQWWHDQVHRALGTEARRRWLTHSFEVVELHVRPPAQGHGLGAGQLRALLTMAEGATALLSTPEADEQRSRAWRLYRRFGFVDLLRDFYFPGDERPFGVLGRDLPLPPPDPGVAPGAATP